The Catharus ustulatus isolate bCatUst1 chromosome 26, bCatUst1.pri.v2, whole genome shotgun sequence genome has a window encoding:
- the LOC117007681 gene encoding uncharacterized protein LOC117007681, giving the protein MREKRDFIWKDAGRDDSSGAHIFICSWICCCSHWIFSLLVEKSQPGDHSCSWLWWELGFAAGSWGFVGCPQREAGTVFGWLWGDPSGSVTLPGDKWGHLPSPHPRPALYSQIWEGQDGKGTKFGDKDIPVTALVPHLSSSSTSPTSPAFYSQPSPPSSPSPSPPSSSLISRKPLPASQPSGMLIKADEAAFDRSPGLSFHPCSELEPGAAPQLPGESWGIPALGEPRRVGVNPWSSAGAGKVGFGEFGEDAQRWCWKIGKGKIKMIPGRKRGKVGKQRGPRAAPSREKLLRPLGGWVWDG; this is encoded by the coding sequence atgagagaaaaaagggatttcatctggaaggatgcagggagggatgacAGCTCTGGAGCTCACATCTTCATCTGCTCCTGGATTTGCTGCTGTTCCcactggattttttccctgctggtggagaaatcccagcctggggaccattcctgctcctggctctggtgggagctggggttTGCTGCTGGATCCTGGGGATTtgtggggtgtccccagagggaAGCAGGGACTGTGTTTGGTTGGCTCTGGGGTGATCCCAGTGGCTCTGTGACCCTGCCAGGTGACAAATGGGGACACCTGCCCAGTCCCCATCCACGCCCAGCCCTCTATTCCCAAATCTGGGAGGGGCAGGATGGGAAAGGGACCAAATTTGGTGACAAGGACATTCCTGTCACCGCTCTGGTGCCGCATCTCAGCTCCTCATCCACATCTCCGACCTCTCCAGCTTTTTattcccagccctcccctccttcctctccctctccgagcccccccagctcctcttTGATCTCCAGGAAGCCCCTTCCTGCCTCCCAACCCTCTGGAATGCTCATTAAAGCAGACGAGGCCGCCTTTGATCGCAGCCCCGGCCTCTCCTTTCATCCCTGCTCCGAGCTGGAGCCcggagctgctcctcagctccccggggagagctgggggatcCCGGCCCTTGGGGAGCCCAGGAGGGTCGGGGTGAAcccctggagctcagcaggagctggaaaagtTGGATTTGGGGAGTTTGGTGAGGATGCACAGAGGTGGTGCTGGAAAATAGGAAAGGGAAAGATAAAAATGATCCcagggagaaaaaggggaaaggttGGGAAGCAAAGGGGGCCAAGGGCAGCTCCATCACGGGAAAAGCTCCTCAGGCCTTTGGGGGGATGGGTGTGGGATGGATAA